catattttccttacagggcaCAAATGCTTTAGTTAGCTGTGGGATTAGCATGAAAAGACTCGCATCCACATGCATCTAGTTCCCTTTATCGGGATACCTCCTTTGAGATTGCAAATTTCGTTTCGTCCCTTCTCTTTGAGCAAACAGACCGCTTCCAGTTCAGTTAACTGACTTCTGTAAGAGAAGCTACTAGATCCTCTTCCAGTGCCAGTTAACTAACTTCTATATCCAATCGATACATTTAAGAATGTTAATGTCAATTAATTCGAGCATCAACTTAACAAAATATCACCTCAATCAACCAAGAACTCACTTTTTTGCCAATAAGCAAGTTTGATCAGCTATTCGTGGTGGTCCAATTGTTGTGATCTGGCATTCTTCCCTCACTCTAGGAGGCTGAGGAAGCAGACCTCGACTAGCCTACGTCGCGTGCATTTTGCTAGACTATCATCCGCTAGCATGTCCTACCATCATGAGTGGGGATCAGCTTACACTTAATGGAAGTAGGACAATGTGttatttaattgtttttaattttttttttaaatctttttcCAGCAGAGGAGGGGTGGGACTTGAACTTAAAGAAGTTGAGAGGAGGTAGAGGGATTTGAATCCCCGAGAATGTGTTGTTTACACAGTAGGGAAGAGTAGCAGATTAGCATGTACTACTTCGCATTCCCTCTGTAGGAGCTACTTCTTGATGGAGCATTTTATTGGAGGCAATTAACTGTAGGAGCTGAATAGAATGATCTGGACCAGCTGAATAGAATGAGCCACATTGAGTGGATTTTCTAACACTCAAAAACAATTGGTAGGAGCTGACAGAAAGCAGAATTGATATGGTTATCATCCATTATGCAGTTTGAACAGTGTAAAACTGTGTGTAAACCCGATATATAACTAAGAAGGACACCAACTGAAAATTTCTCTCGGAAAACTACATGGAACAGAGTAGAATTTCTCAGATACAGGATGTATTAAACACAGACTCCTACTAAAAACCTGTAGGAACTCGTGGAATGATTccagagggaaaaaaaaaattctactgTCTTAAATGCCATCAAGGAAGAAGCTGTCCAGGCGTGAAATTAAATCAAACAGCAACACATGAAAAGTGTGTGCATGCATTTGCTCAAAAAAGTTTCAGATATAATAGAACGTAACGAAAAAAGAATCCACTTTTATTGATAATATACAATAACAAAGGTGTACCAAAAAACTGTTGTCCTGGAGAGAGTCTATCCATTTACAATTGATTGAATTCTCATTTACAACTGATTGAATCCCTAATGAACCACAGCGCCAAGTTGCCAATTTGAACCCAATTCCCTGCAGTCAGATGCAACATTATTTGCACTGTAATATGCATTGCAAGGTTTCCAGGTTGGTTCAAGCTCCAAAAGCATGCTGTCCATCAACTCAACTGCGACTGGCACATCTCCATACGTTAAGTCCTTCCCTTGAACCATCTCTGAAGCGATCTTAAGCGCATCATCAGATTTAAGATCAAAGAGAAACTCAAAACAGTTTGCCACAGGACAATGCAAGTCTGCAACTCGCAAGTTaaacaaaactgttttctgaTCGATTCTCTTCCCTCTCAATCGTAGCTGTATCTGTTGTGTGGACCTCAAAGATTCTAATATAGAGATAGGACCTGACGTGATCATGCCTGCTGCAGATGCCTTACTTGAAGTCGAAGCCTTATTATAACTAGATCCATCATTACTCGTGGAGACTTGGGAATCAGGCTGCGGAATATTGTTGGATTCAGGCAGAACAGCGGACGGGCGAACCCCCGATTCGCATTTATCCCCTTTTAAGCTCTCTGGTGATGATAAGAATGGATCTTTCAAGAGCTGCGCAGCACTGGGTCTCTGAGCTGCAGGAAGTAAACACTTTTCAATAAATCCTTTAACCTGAGGATCCTTGACATTTCCCAAGGCAAGTGGCTTCACCCCTTTCGTGACCTTCTTGTAAATCTGAGCGACATTTGTGCATTCACTGTAAGGGTAATCACAAATGATCAACTCCAGCATGCACATCCCAAAGGCATATATGTCGACAAGTTCATTATACTTCTCGTCATACACTTCAGGAGCCATGAATTCAGGTGTCCCAACAACACTTGTTGCGACACCTGAATTCTTCAACACCGTGGCCAATCCTAGATCACCAATCTTGACCTCCCCCTGATTCGCATTGACAAAGATATTATCGCACTTCAAATCTCTATGAGCAATGGGTGGATTACGGGTATGCAAATAGTTCAGCCCCTCCAAAATCTGCTTAGCCCAGTTCTTGATGGCCTTGATATTGACGGACTTGTGATTGTTCCTAAACTCCCTTAAAGTTCCCGAACTAAACAACTCAGTAATCATGTTTACATTCGTGTTATCTTCGTCAACCCACGAGTGTTGGCATCTGATTATGTTGTTATGCTTGAGTGATTTCATCAAAGCAGCCTCAGACAACAAACTTTTGGCAAGTTTGGGCAAATCATCCAAGGAGGCTGCTGCCCTGCCGGCTTCCAGGTTAATTTGGTACCAAGCTACCTCCGTCCCGTTTTCTTGATCAAAACCCTTGAATACCGTCTTGAATGCTCCTCTACCAAGAACTTCATCGTACTTAATAAAACGGCCGTCCGGCGAAATCTCTAAAACACCACCCTTGTTCTCTTGTTTTTCGGATTTGGACATACTCGGACTCATTCTtgtggtttaaaaaaaaaaaaaaaagaaaagctgggaggaggaagatgatattagttcaagaaacaagagaagaaCTTCTGCAATTAGGGTTGATGATGGATGACTAGGGTTTTGGATGATTTGGGTAGTGGTACTTACCAGATAACAAGGAGGAGAGCTGGTGGGGGTTGACGGCTGACTAGTGCTCAGTAAATGCTTCGCTAGCGATATCGAAAGCGTCAATCTTGGAATGGAATCGGAAATCGCAGAAGAAAGAATCCTCCATGGCTGCTGCTCCTGTTTTTGCTCTGGTGATCGCTTCCCTCGACATctattgatgaattttcaacTAGTGGTACTAATATAGATGAACTTTCCCAAACAAAGGGGTGGGTGAATGGATCTGATAAACTTGGAGGGTTGGTTCGGTTGAAACCTGAAAGGATTCGACTGGATTGAAATTGAATTGAATCGGATTCCTTTGGAAAATTTGAGGTAGATGGGAAATCTAAGTGGGATTCCGATACGTGATCTGGGCGTGTTAGGTTTCCTAATCTCGCAAACTTACTGACCCATCTACTTTGGATCGAATCCCATCGCCTGGGCTGCTTTTGTCTGTGGCCACTCGCATGCAGTTGTCAGGTTTGGATCATCGACAATTctttctgtttcttttgtttttttgggctGGTTTTTCTAGAGTCCAGACTGTTGGAGGGGAGAAGTGGAACAACGAAACGGGAAATTTATTTACGGAGGCAGTGAGAGTTTGATCCTTGTGAATGGAAGCAGTGATAAGAAATTTGATTGTGGTATAGATCAATTATTTTGCAAGTTTAGTACTTCGTTTTTTACCAATAAAAGTGTTTCATATAAGATTATGGAATCCATTAATTTCACATCAGATACCACCATATATCCAAATCAGATTGTAAGACACTTTTTTGTCGAATTAACGCTATTAAATTGATCAAAGACCAAGCTCTAAACTTGCCACATAATTAGTTTGGTTTGGACCGAGATATAATTTCTCCACTCTACTCATATGGGCTACTTTTAGATTGAGCAATTACACCCATTTCATCTTACTTCCTCTGCTCTACTTTGTTtaccttttttctctcttttcattCTTATTTCGTAGCATTATTCTATTCGTTTTCTTTATACTGCAGATCAAAAACTTGCAGGCAGACCCAAGtctacattttttaaaaaaaaaaaattaatggttTTTATGCGTATTAGGTAGATCAACCATTTTTTGCTTCCtccactttttatttttatttttttaaaaaaaatcttggtCTTCTTTCTTGTATGACAGTACATGTATGCATTAGATTAATGTATCACCTGGTAATTGATTTGATTATACTCATATTCTGCTTCATGCACTGTATAACGAAAAGAAAAGGGAGTATTTCTAGAGAGtcctgttaaaaaaaaaaaaagaaagaaagaaagaaaacctcaaCGCAAATGAGACCAGGAATATtgcaatatacatatataattattgttTCCTCAAGAAACAAAAGTAAAACCAAAGTCCACATGGCTCCAAAACAAGTACTTGTTGTGAGTCAATTTATGCATTTAATTAGCTGagtcaattttttctttataaGAATCTGCATGGCAATTTAAAGCACAAAGTGATTGTGTAATTCAATTAATTTTACGGAAGGTGGGTGTAGAATTAGGCTAATGGGATCCCAACAAGGTCTTTAAAATTGCCtggacaaaagaaagaaagaagatcTTTAAGATAatcctaaaagaaaaaaaaaagtaaaagttaaattcattattgtttgctcaggtcAGGACAAATTGTTAAATGTATGCCGCCCACAATATTGTATAAAAGAAGTGCTTGGAGTGGGAGAATCAGGCATTTACTAGCCGTCACGTAAGCAAAGAGAAAGAGGTGGGAGTGTAAAACTCGTAGAAAATAACCAGTGAGGTCTTTAAGAAGAAGGCTGATAGAATCTTTGGATAAAACAAGGGGTGAAATTTGCATTGCTCAACTATCAAAATTCCCTCCCTTCGGATTatccgacaaaaaaaaaaacacagtgATCATCTTTGTACCTGTCAATTAAGAAATGCAGATACTCATCAGGATTGCCAGGCTTCGAAAAGAAGATTAGTTGAGTTATTGGTGTTGGTGCAGCAAGAATCAGCTGTCAGAGttttgcaaatttttgtttcttcattAGGGACTTTCAGAGTTTGGACGCCATAAAGGATGAATACAGGAAAGTGGAGTTCGATTCTCGCTACTCTTGTTGGAATTCTATGCCTCATTTGTTCTTCCTTCTCCGAGCCAGGTTCTCTCCGGCCGACTCTCTAAGATTACTGATGTTGTCGTGTTGCGTTATTCACATTCATTCAAGATAATTCTTCCCATACTCCAAATTAACAAAAACATCATATACGTCCGGCTATTAATTGTTTGATCAATTCTCGTAAATTTGCTAAATACTAATAGAAAGTTTTGGAACGCATATAACCTGCAGCTCCCTACCACACATTCGCCAAAGATGCTACAGCGGCTCCGCCTCTAGTGTTCTACGACTACATAATCGTCGGCGGAGGAACTTCAGGATGCGCTTTGGCAGCCACCCTGTCCCAGGGAGGTCGAGTGCTTTTGCTGGAAAGGGGCGGCTTGCCATACGACGACCCCAACGTAATGGACATAAAAGGGTTCGGTGCCACCCTAGCGAATACCTCCCCATCATCCCCTTCCCAGCTATTCATTTCCACCGACGGAGTGATCAACCACAGAGCCAGGGTGTTAGGGGGGCGGGACGGCCTTGAATGCGGGGTTCTACTCGAGGGCGAGCACCGACTACGTCAGCAGGATGGGGTGGGATCAGAGGGCAGTGAACGAGTCGTACGAGTGGGTGGAAAACAAGGTGGTATTCGAGCCGGAAGTGGGGGCGTGGCAATCGGCGGTGAGGAGTGGTTTGCTGGAAGCCGGGCAATTCCCGTACAACGGATTTACGTACGATCATGTGAAGGGGACTAAGGTGGGGGGCACCACCTTTGATGGAAGTGGCTACAGACACACCGCTGCAGATTTGCTCGAGTATGCTCATCCACCAAACATCACTCTCTATTTGCAGGCAATCGTGGAGCAAATCTTGTTCAAGACAGAAAGTACGTTATTTAATTAGTCAATCACTACTACTGCTCAAATCTTCATGTAATTAATTACTATACTACCTTCGATATATGCTTTCCTGCGTAAGTAGTCATCTTTAATCAATCATTGAATTATCATTCAGATTAGCAAAGTGGCAGGTAAAACAATTACTAATAGCAAGCCCTCTTCTTAATTTTCCACTTACATCATCAGTAGCAGTAATAGTACGTGGTAATTCATAACCTGCATGCGAAAGAAAGATGCAGTGAAATTCAGTTCTAGCTGATTAAATTTAAAACACCCCCGcccccttcaaaaaaaaaaaaagagaaaaaaagagaaaaagagagagatcaGCACTTAgcaatctagttttcaacgagGCCAGCTTGCAAGACACCAAAAGTTGTTGAGAGTTAGAGACGTATACAATCTCGGAATGTAGCGGTTTTTTACTCTTTCAGTTTGATTGCTTGAATTTGTTGGTCTTCTGCTTTGAATTctattttgcaatttttttcaattatatatatatatatatatttcttgagATCGATTGCTACTGGGTTCAGAATAAGGTTTCTAAAAGCTACAGTTATTGATTATTTGTCCTCCGGCCTGGcacatcaaaatttttaaaaaaatggagtAATTCAAAAGATTTTTAAGAATATGTAAGAATATCAAGAATGAGGTCACAGTCTGTAATGTTGTAATTGAGGTGACCTCATCATGGGTTGGCTCAGAGCTTCCAAGACCAAGAGCCCATGGAGTCTTGTTCTTGGACCCTAGTGGGAACAGGCATCTGGCGTTCCTGAACAGAGGCTGGGCGAACGAGATCATTTTATCAGCCGGAGCACTAGGAAGCCCACAATTGCTGATGTTGAGTGGTATTGGGCCAACTGGACACCTAAGGACGCACGGCATCAAAGTGTTGTTGGACCAGCCCATGGTGGGTCAGGGAATGGCGGACAACCCAATGAACGCCATCGTGGTTCCTTCGCGTCGCCCCGTGGAGACTTCCCTCATTCAAATTGTTGGCATCACCCAGTTCGGTAGCTACGTCGAATCTGCTAGTGGACCCGTTGCCTTTAATTGGGTGCACGGCCTCAATCAACAGTACCACAAGCCACTGTCATGATGCTGGGCAGGTAAACCAGAAATTGGCCAGCATGTTtagtttcttcttcttattaGTATCATTCCAGCATTTGCCTAGCCAATCTTCTGCTAACGAATACGGGTATCTATCTCTCTTGTGATGCAGGTACATGGGACAAAGGATTCTGAATGAGAGAGATTCCCAATGCAATGAAGCGGTAGAAGATTGACAGACAAGACCGGATTATCCATTTactgcttttgttttcttttatacTCCTATATAATATAACTGATCATGTTAGCGGTGGGGATATGTCCGGAATTGAGAACTTAATGATTTGCTGCTGCTCTGTTAATCTGATGACAGGCTGTTTTTTCATCCGCATAATTTGTATAAATTTAATATAATCTCACAGTGTCTGGGATTTGCATACGTAGGATAAGAATCGCCATTTAATAACATGATGATTTAGGGGGAAAGAAAACTTAGGAAGCCCTGGTGATCAAGCTTTTGCTTAATTCGTTGTtcctcccatttttcttttttcgttaCCGAGTATTTTTCCTGTTTGGTTTTTATGGCGGTCCGTTTCTGGTCCACTTCCACATCAGTGCTTGAGCAATTCTGAAAATGAGACAGCCTAGAATCTATTTGTCAATTACATAAAGATTATCAACGATCATGGCAAACTTACAAGAAAATATATTGGGTTGACAATTTCGTACATTTAGTAAGCTTAAAGCGCAATGCGACATGTAATGTAATTGCAACAGAAAAAGGAGGGGCATCTCCTTTCAACTGCATTTTCCTACATCTCAAGTCTCCACCAACAAAGAATTTATGGACAAGGCTAGAGGAGGAATCTAATTAGAAAGGAATTTTCAAGACAACTGTAAATTTGCATACTAGATTTTTGGTCTGACATACCTTTGTTGAATTCGAAACTATTATATAATTTGAGAGTTAATAATTTCCCAGCTTCTCAAGTCTCACCTCATacatctctcttttttttttttttttttttcaggctCCTGTTCTGATGTTCGAATTGGCTACTCATTTATAAGCTTGGCACAAGAACTAAGTAGTTAAAAGTGCATGTATATCTCATCACACCGCATGCAACACACATTAAGGTTGGTTAGTTTAGTGAAAAATAGAGGTTAAAATTAGTAAATGTGGCCTGCCCTATGCCACTATTCTCATTCACAAAAATAGGCTAAAAATACATTAGAGATTATTGAAAGTTTTCACTGAAAGAATTTGATTTCACTGAAAGAATTTGAAGGTCATGGTAATTAATTTCGCCAGGTCCAAAGACTATCCTGAAAAGACCACAGCTTTTTTAGGCATATATAAAATGACACAAATGAAGTCACACTATCAAAATCCTCTGAAGTACATGGGGTTAATTAATTACCTATATGAAGACCTTTGTACTATATTGAGA
This portion of the Coffea arabica cultivar ET-39 chromosome 2e, Coffea Arabica ET-39 HiFi, whole genome shotgun sequence genome encodes:
- the LOC113730180 gene encoding LOW QUALITY PROTEIN: protein HOTHEAD (The sequence of the model RefSeq protein was modified relative to this genomic sequence to represent the inferred CDS: deleted 1 base in 1 codon); the encoded protein is MNTGKWSSILATLVGILCLICSSFSEPAPYHTFAKDATAAPPLVFYDYIIVGGGTSGCALAATLSQGGRVLLLERGGLPYDDPNVMDIKGFGATLANTSPSSPSQLFISTDGVINHRARVLGGGTALNAGFYSRASTDYVSRMGWDQRAVNESYEWVENKVVFEPEVGAWQSAVRSGLLEAGQFPYNGFTYDHVKGTKVGGTTFDGSGYRHTAADLLEYAHPPNITLYLQAIVEQILFKTEKLPRPRAHGVLFLDPSGNRHLAFLNRGWANEIILSAGALGSPQLLMLSGIGPTGHLRTHGIKVLLDQPMVGQGMADNPMNAIVVPSRRPVETSLIQIVGITQFGSYVESASGPVAFNWVHGLNQQYHKPLS
- the LOC113730117 gene encoding probable serine/threonine-protein kinase WNK11, giving the protein MSPSMSKSEKQENKGGVLEISPDGRFIKYDEVLGRGAFKTVFKGFDQENGTEVAWYQINLEAGRAAASLDDLPKLAKSLLSEAALMKSLKHNNIIRCQHSWVDEDNTNVNMITELFSSGTLREFRNNHKSVNIKAIKNWAKQILEGLNYLHTRNPPIAHRDLKCDNIFVNANQGEVKIGDLGLATVLKNSGVATSVVGTPEFMAPEVYDEKYNELVDIYAFGMCMLELIICDYPYSECTNVAQIYKKVTKGVKPLALGNVKDPQVKGFIEKCLLPAAQRPSAAQLLKDPFLSSPESLKGDKCESGVRPSAVLPESNNIPQPDSQVSTSNDGSSYNKASTSSKASAAGMITSGPISILESLRSTQQIQLRLRGKRIDQKTVLFNLRVADLHCPVANCFEFLFDLKSDDALKIASEMVQGKDLTYGDVPVAVELMDSMLLELEPTWKPCNAYYSANNVASDCRELGSNWQLGAVVH